A stretch of the Synechocystis sp. PCC 7338 genome encodes the following:
- a CDS encoding class I SAM-dependent methyltransferase, which produces MLERILEPEVMDTEAEAMDYDAMDFQAVNLAFAQRACQLGPTKATVLDAGTGTARIPILLAQLRPAWQITAIDFARSMLVIAKENVVAAGCETQICLEFVDAKRLPYANGSFDGVIANSLCHHLPRPLDFLREVKRVLKPHGFLLIRDLIRPESPEKLAALVTAISSDYNGQQRKLFADSLQASLTMAEVEAYLQHLGWVHDDGTHLGLRLYQSSDRHWTIEKAFQNRTEGGS; this is translated from the coding sequence ATGTTGGAAAGAATCCTGGAGCCAGAGGTGATGGACACCGAAGCAGAAGCAATGGACTACGATGCCATGGACTTTCAAGCGGTTAATCTGGCCTTTGCCCAGAGAGCTTGCCAACTCGGCCCCACCAAAGCCACAGTGTTAGATGCCGGTACTGGCACGGCCCGTATCCCCATTCTACTCGCCCAGTTACGTCCTGCATGGCAAATCACCGCCATCGATTTTGCCCGTTCCATGTTGGTGATCGCCAAGGAAAATGTCGTGGCGGCGGGGTGTGAAACTCAAATTTGTCTAGAATTTGTTGATGCGAAACGATTGCCCTATGCCAATGGTTCCTTCGATGGAGTTATTGCCAATAGCCTCTGTCACCATTTACCCAGGCCCCTGGATTTTTTACGGGAGGTAAAACGGGTGCTCAAGCCCCACGGTTTTTTATTAATTAGGGATTTAATTCGCCCCGAATCCCCAGAAAAGTTGGCTGCTCTGGTAACGGCGATCAGCTCCGACTACAATGGTCAACAGAGGAAACTTTTTGCTGATTCCCTCCAGGCCTCCCTCACCATGGCAGAGGTGGAGGCATATCTCCAGCACTTGGGTTGGGTCCATGACGATGGTACCCATCTCGGCTTACGCCTTTACCAATCCTCTGAT
- a CDS encoding reverse transcriptase-like protein has translation MANSPPPSSAGKSVPILFYAGEALGQKGQGAAVAILLLPTGKRTSVKQLLASVTSAEASYQALLIGLQKARQLGIHEIEVKGHNEKVFNQVNGLEEIDQLPLRHLHREVVTVMKQFERVMVEWIPLDQNRPAYQTVQKCLATAAAAPKINGLPRPIAPEIVRLVKLGHRATARDFQALQSQLDEFSRQSLAALRRRIPVQIQDRLALQWNGDESQLAEMYRWYLRGLPPDFIVRKFQLEAPAPGQNQKLPWEDQLLSQVAAPTFTDARDEIGHIQFVPPPPPPFFVPLEEENLAPGEDFSLTEPGLAEQALASTVPDPFATDHDDLYQEQLSRAKDTLPTVDQVQQIVSMIMDLSPGEKTRLVKDLAQLPELTNQFLTAIADRLKPSGN, from the coding sequence ATGGCTAATTCTCCCCCCCCCAGTAGCGCAGGTAAGTCAGTACCGATTTTGTTCTATGCTGGGGAAGCCCTAGGACAAAAAGGTCAGGGAGCGGCGGTGGCCATTTTGCTCTTGCCCACGGGCAAAAGGACCAGCGTCAAACAGTTACTTGCCTCGGTCACCAGCGCCGAAGCATCCTATCAAGCTTTGTTAATTGGTTTGCAAAAAGCGCGGCAATTGGGCATCCACGAGATTGAAGTCAAGGGACACAACGAAAAGGTCTTTAACCAGGTGAACGGGTTAGAAGAAATTGACCAACTGCCCCTGCGCCACCTCCATCGGGAAGTGGTAACGGTAATGAAGCAATTTGAGCGGGTGATGGTGGAATGGATTCCCCTCGATCAAAACCGTCCCGCCTACCAGACAGTGCAAAAATGTTTGGCAACGGCGGCAGCAGCTCCCAAAATTAATGGATTGCCCCGACCGATCGCCCCGGAAATTGTGCGATTAGTCAAATTAGGCCATCGGGCCACAGCCAGGGATTTTCAGGCGTTACAGAGTCAACTCGACGAATTTTCCCGGCAATCTCTTGCAGCGTTGCGTCGCCGCATCCCCGTACAGATACAGGATAGGTTGGCTCTGCAATGGAATGGTGATGAGTCCCAATTGGCAGAGATGTACCGCTGGTATTTAAGGGGACTGCCCCCCGACTTCATTGTCCGCAAATTTCAATTAGAAGCCCCAGCCCCCGGCCAGAATCAAAAATTACCCTGGGAAGACCAGTTACTGAGCCAGGTTGCCGCCCCGACCTTTACCGATGCCAGGGATGAAATTGGCCATATTCAGTTTGTGCCTCCTCCACCGCCTCCATTTTTTGTCCCCTTGGAGGAAGAAAACCTGGCACCTGGGGAAGATTTTTCTTTAACGGAGCCTGGTCTTGCTGAGCAGGCCTTGGCTTCAACTGTCCCCGATCCCTTTGCCACTGACCACGACGATCTTTACCAAGAGCAGCTCAGTCGAGCCAAAGATACATTGCCCACAGTGGACCAAGTCCAACAAATTGTTAGCATGATTATGGACTTGTCCCCAGGGGAAAAAACTAGGCTAGTGAAGGATTTAGCCCAGTTGCCTGAATTAACCAATCAGTTCCTCACGGCGATCGCCGACCGCCTCAAACCTTCTGGAAATTGA
- a CDS encoding thylakoid-associated protein produces MTTNNSTLLDTIQQGFRITVGATATLVETLQDPQKRQGTFHDLQQEWEQRASQWAQKGTTTETEARQYVDQLLEQWRRSMPSPLAKTTDTASNNIIDFATAKRELDRLTEEIATLKGELAQGKPGTEG; encoded by the coding sequence ATGACTACCAACAACAGCACTTTGTTAGATACCATCCAGCAAGGTTTTCGGATTACGGTGGGGGCCACCGCTACTTTGGTGGAAACATTGCAGGATCCGCAAAAACGCCAGGGCACTTTCCACGATTTGCAACAGGAATGGGAGCAACGGGCCAGCCAATGGGCCCAAAAGGGTACCACTACGGAAACGGAAGCCCGTCAGTACGTGGATCAACTTCTGGAGCAATGGCGGCGTTCCATGCCCAGTCCCCTCGCTAAAACCACTGACACCGCCTCCAATAACATCATTGACTTTGCCACTGCCAAAAGGGAACTCGATCGCCTGACGGAGGAAATTGCCACCCTGAAAGGGGAACTAGCCCAAGGTAAACCGGGAACGGAGGGCTAA
- a CDS encoding tRNA (5-methylaminomethyl-2-thiouridine)(34)-methyltransferase MnmD, translating to MTSAAPFTPQLTADGSFTFYSPQFGETFHSQRGAKAEADEKFVHPCLLPRLAAERSQLTIIDVCYGLGYNTAAALTAIWQVNPHCHVTLYGLENDLQVPRQAIANGLLQGWPDLVRETLQDLAQTETVTREFLTAHLAIGDARQTLLSVVPQQINADAIFLDPFSPPKCPQLWTVEFLRHLGDRLAPTGRLATYCSAAAVRNGLQLAGLHLATMADGHPPHPRRRPLGTLASRQILPPLDFTPWEMEHLQTKAAIPYRDPLGTDPAAVILARRRAEQSQSALEPTSRWKKRWLTSDPKKIASAL from the coding sequence TTGACCAGTGCGGCCCCTTTTACTCCCCAGTTGACGGCGGATGGATCTTTTACGTTCTATTCGCCCCAATTTGGGGAAACTTTCCATTCCCAGCGAGGAGCGAAGGCGGAGGCGGACGAAAAATTTGTTCATCCCTGTCTTTTGCCTCGATTAGCGGCGGAGCGTTCCCAACTCACCATTATTGATGTGTGCTATGGCTTGGGCTACAACACAGCGGCTGCCCTGACAGCTATTTGGCAGGTTAATCCCCATTGCCACGTCACCCTCTACGGCTTGGAAAATGATCTCCAAGTACCCCGTCAGGCGATCGCCAATGGTCTCCTCCAGGGTTGGCCGGATCTTGTACGGGAAACTTTGCAGGATCTAGCCCAAACAGAAACGGTCACCAGGGAATTTCTAACAGCCCACCTGGCGATCGGGGATGCCCGGCAAACCTTGCTGTCCGTTGTGCCCCAGCAGATAAACGCCGATGCTATTTTCCTCGATCCTTTCTCTCCGCCCAAATGCCCCCAACTCTGGACGGTGGAATTTTTACGCCATCTTGGCGATCGCCTGGCCCCAACGGGTCGCTTAGCCACCTATTGCAGTGCGGCGGCGGTGCGTAATGGTTTACAACTGGCGGGACTACACCTGGCCACCATGGCGGACGGCCACCCCCCCCATCCCCGTCGTCGGCCCCTGGGGACCCTGGCTAGCCGCCAAATCCTGCCCCCTTTAGACTTTACCCCCTGGGAAATGGAGCATTTACAAACTAAAGCGGCCATTCCCTACCGTGACCCCCTGGGCACAGACCCGGCGGCAGTAATCCTGGCCCGTCGTCGAGCAGAACAGAGTCAGAGCGCCTTGGAGCCCACTAGCCGCTGGAAAAAACGTTGGCTCACTTCCGACCCGAAAAAAATTGCCAGCGCCCTTTGA